A section of the Rossellomorea marisflavi genome encodes:
- a CDS encoding winged helix-turn-helix transcriptional regulator, giving the protein MEDRQELHPKVEKSFELIGKKWTGLIIYVLMSGPKRFSELSEAIPALSRRLLTERVKELEEHGIVIREVIADRPIRSEYSLTQKGIELGNILGPISKWAESWVHD; this is encoded by the coding sequence GTGGAGGACCGACAAGAACTTCACCCTAAAGTAGAGAAAAGCTTCGAACTGATCGGTAAAAAATGGACCGGCTTGATCATTTATGTTTTAATGAGTGGACCAAAGCGCTTCAGCGAATTGAGCGAAGCCATCCCCGCCCTGAGCAGACGATTATTGACCGAGCGCGTTAAAGAGCTTGAAGAACACGGGATTGTCATCAGGGAAGTCATAGCGGATCGGCCGATTCGATCGGAATACTCACTCACACAGAAGGGAATCGAACTGGGTAACATCCTCGGACCTATCAGCAAATGGGCAGAAAGCTGGGTCCATGACTAA
- a CDS encoding class I SAM-dependent methyltransferase, whose protein sequence is MKMEQWMKQDEAFEGWDFSYITETGRMKSDGLSWSYGSLVLPLMREASAMLDMGTGGGEFLSMLKPFPPRICATEGYPPNVPVAKARLEPLGVDVRAYDSDDDLPFDGGEFDLIINQHESFSAREVRRVIRTGGTFLTQQVGGCDCFELNDAFEVPLNPEFAPWNLEQAVNDLESNGFRVIWKREETAGQRFYDIGALQYYLKAIPWQVPGFTVEGFQDKLEEIHRTIEKDGYFHASQHRFVIKAEAI, encoded by the coding sequence ATGAAGATGGAGCAATGGATGAAACAAGATGAGGCCTTTGAAGGCTGGGATTTTTCTTATATAACCGAAACGGGACGAATGAAGAGTGACGGGCTTTCCTGGTCATATGGGAGCTTGGTGCTTCCCCTGATGCGGGAGGCTTCGGCCATGCTTGATATGGGGACCGGCGGAGGAGAGTTCCTCTCTATGCTGAAACCATTCCCACCCAGGATATGTGCAACGGAAGGCTACCCGCCGAACGTACCCGTGGCGAAAGCGAGACTTGAACCGCTCGGAGTGGACGTGCGTGCTTACGATTCTGATGATGATCTTCCGTTTGACGGAGGAGAGTTTGACTTGATTATCAATCAACACGAATCCTTTTCTGCACGTGAAGTGAGAAGGGTGATCAGGACCGGAGGCACTTTTCTTACCCAGCAGGTCGGAGGCTGTGACTGCTTTGAATTGAACGATGCATTCGAGGTGCCGTTGAATCCGGAATTTGCCCCCTGGAACCTGGAGCAGGCTGTTAATGACCTAGAATCCAACGGCTTCAGGGTGATCTGGAAACGGGAAGAAACCGCCGGCCAGCGATTTTATGATATCGGTGCCCTTCAGTATTATTTGAAGGCGATCCCGTGGCAGGTCCCGGGATTTACAGTAGAGGGATTTCAGGATAAACTGGAGGAAATCCATCGCACGATTGAGAAAGATGGATATTTTCATGCCAGTCAGCATCGCTTCGTCATCAAAGCGGAAGCGATTTAG
- a CDS encoding putative polysaccharide biosynthesis protein yields MDKKMMRGTFFLTSATFISKIIGFLFIIPFTLLVGDTGYALYKYAYGPYTILLSLSTVGLPLAVSKFVAKYNERGNYLAGLNLLRYGLIAMIISGIVSFLLLYFSAPWVVVAFGEGGSGNSRDDMIYVVRLVSFALLVVPPMSLLRGYFQGSDSMGPSAMSTVIEQVVRIAFILAGGYLILNVLNGTVKGAVGIATFAAFIGGLASLVLLLWVFWKRRRLIRRQMDESVGNAKIAVFPMFKELTRYAIPFVITGLTIPIYQNIDTFTINRLFMNIGYAFSKVEVINGNIGIAQILVLVPVSLATAFGMTLIPRITSSFESGRIQEVRDSIDQTFQLVLFFTFPAAIGLSVVGSHLFRLMFPSSSDAELGGIILEWYAPAAIIIALFTVTTATMQGINEQKKVVWAIAVGIAVKVGLNILLVPPFKEIGPILATYAGMGVSVLYTLIHIKKAVGLSFRKLIRSLVPIALITAVMAAVVLAVEKGVEAAVPSTMGEKGIDLIVTSAGILVGMVVFIAGSWRFPVVQGIVSARKKK; encoded by the coding sequence ATGGACAAGAAGATGATGCGGGGGACATTTTTCCTGACCTCTGCCACCTTTATCTCAAAAATCATCGGGTTTCTATTCATCATCCCATTCACCCTGCTGGTAGGGGATACGGGATATGCCCTGTACAAATACGCATACGGACCGTATACGATCCTGCTCAGCCTGTCGACGGTCGGTTTGCCCCTTGCCGTTTCCAAGTTCGTAGCGAAATACAACGAAAGGGGCAATTACCTCGCAGGGTTGAACCTGCTCCGTTATGGCCTGATTGCCATGATCATCAGCGGAATTGTTTCGTTTCTACTATTATACTTCTCTGCCCCATGGGTGGTGGTGGCGTTCGGAGAAGGTGGAAGTGGGAACTCACGGGATGACATGATCTACGTTGTCCGGCTGGTCAGTTTTGCCTTGCTAGTCGTGCCCCCCATGAGCTTGCTGAGGGGGTATTTCCAGGGGAGTGATTCCATGGGGCCATCGGCCATGAGTACGGTCATCGAGCAGGTGGTACGGATTGCCTTCATCCTTGCCGGGGGCTACCTCATCCTGAACGTGTTGAATGGGACGGTAAAAGGGGCCGTTGGCATTGCCACATTTGCCGCCTTCATCGGGGGGCTGGCCTCCCTTGTCCTTCTTTTATGGGTTTTCTGGAAAAGACGCCGCCTGATCCGCAGGCAAATGGATGAAAGTGTAGGCAATGCGAAGATTGCGGTGTTTCCTATGTTCAAGGAGCTGACGCGATATGCCATCCCCTTTGTGATCACGGGCTTGACGATCCCGATTTATCAGAACATCGATACGTTCACGATCAATCGCCTGTTCATGAACATCGGCTATGCCTTTTCAAAAGTCGAGGTCATCAATGGGAACATCGGGATCGCCCAGATCCTCGTCCTTGTTCCCGTCTCACTGGCGACTGCTTTTGGGATGACCTTGATCCCGAGGATCACGTCATCGTTTGAAAGCGGGAGGATCCAAGAAGTAAGGGATAGCATCGATCAGACGTTCCAGCTGGTGTTGTTCTTTACCTTCCCTGCTGCCATCGGACTCAGTGTGGTGGGGAGCCATCTCTTCAGGCTGATGTTTCCTTCCTCATCCGATGCTGAACTCGGGGGTATCATTCTAGAATGGTATGCGCCGGCGGCCATCATCATTGCCCTCTTTACGGTGACGACTGCGACCATGCAGGGAATCAATGAGCAGAAGAAAGTCGTGTGGGCCATTGCCGTGGGAATCGCTGTAAAAGTCGGACTGAACATCCTTCTTGTGCCGCCGTTCAAAGAAATAGGACCGATCCTGGCGACCTATGCGGGGATGGGCGTATCGGTCTTGTATACACTCATTCATATCAAGAAGGCAGTCGGGCTCTCTTTCAGAAAGTTGATCCGTTCGTTGGTTCCCATCGCACTCATCACTGCCGTCATGGCTGCGGTCGTCTTGGCAGTCGAGAAGGGTGTAGAGGCCGCTGTACCTTCTACGATGGGGGAAAAAGGAATCGATCTGATTGTCACCTCCGCAGGGATCCTTGTCGGAATGGTCGTTTTCATTGCAGGAAGCTGGCGGTTCCCGGTGGTGCAAGGTATTGTGAGTGCAAGGAAGAAGAAGTAA
- the gdh gene encoding glucose 1-dehydrogenase yields the protein MYEDLKGKVVAITGGSTGLGRSMAVRFGQEQAKVVINYYVNEEEAIEAKNEVEAAGGEAIIVQGDVTVEADVINLVQTAVKEFGTLDVMVNNAGIENPVPSHELSLDNWNKVINTNLTGAFLGSREAIKYWVENDIKGNVINMSSVHEMIPWPLFVHYAASKGGIKLMTETLALEYAPKGIRVNNIGPGAMYTPINAEKFDDPEQRADVESMIPMGYIGKPEEVASVAAFLASKEASYVTGITLFADGGMTKYPSFQAGRG from the coding sequence ATGTATGAAGATTTAAAAGGTAAAGTAGTTGCCATCACTGGCGGATCCACTGGTCTTGGACGCTCAATGGCTGTCCGTTTCGGTCAAGAACAAGCGAAAGTTGTCATCAACTATTATGTAAACGAAGAAGAAGCAATCGAAGCGAAAAATGAAGTAGAAGCTGCCGGTGGGGAAGCCATCATCGTCCAAGGTGACGTGACTGTAGAAGCAGACGTCATCAACCTTGTACAAACAGCTGTAAAAGAATTCGGTACGCTTGACGTCATGGTCAACAATGCTGGTATCGAAAATCCTGTTCCATCTCACGAACTTTCTCTTGATAACTGGAACAAAGTCATCAACACAAACTTGACTGGTGCTTTCCTTGGTAGCCGTGAAGCAATCAAATACTGGGTAGAAAACGACATCAAAGGGAATGTCATCAACATGTCTTCTGTCCACGAAATGATTCCTTGGCCGCTATTCGTTCACTATGCAGCAAGTAAAGGCGGAATCAAATTGATGACCGAAACACTTGCACTTGAATATGCGCCTAAAGGCATCCGCGTAAACAACATCGGACCTGGTGCGATGTATACACCGATCAACGCTGAAAAATTCGACGATCCAGAACAACGCGCTGACGTTGAAAGCATGATTCCAATGGGTTACATCGGTAAACCGGAAGAAGTAGCATCCGTTGCTGCATTCCTTGCTTCTAAAGAAGCTAGCTATGTAACTGGTATCACACTGTTCGCAGATGGTGGTATGACAAAATATCCTTCTTTCCAAGCAGGAAGAGGTTAA
- a CDS encoding MDR family MFS transporter, with product MSWKEYPQNIKVRMITSFFNRAVSSAVMPFMALFFATEMNKIWAGMFLIATVIIGFIVNLIGGYVSDRFSRKRVLLVTSWLNAACFLLMTVSLFPEEKWIIVFAGAYILFIITSSLGRPAMHAIIIDSTTPENRKAVYALDYWLINLSMAIGAALGGLLYLHHKQELFIMLTVTSTIIPVAYGIWLKDEFKGFLEKKHKNVLVDLINNYRIAFKDSAFVKVVAGTTFILAAEFSLNSYIGIRLAEEFRSVTVGGFEVAGVRMLSFLNIENMLLVVFLTFFVNRWTDKISKRKGILIGLLIYGLGYAVVTSANTWYVLILFNLIATIGELIYSPIRNAEQANMIPDDKRGSYSAFSNLSFSGADLIARSTIILGAFLIPTMMSVYMGALVMIGTALVYTGLFGLKAKKRVSGSVLS from the coding sequence ATGAGTTGGAAGGAATACCCACAAAACATCAAAGTACGGATGATTACATCGTTCTTTAATCGTGCCGTTTCATCTGCCGTCATGCCGTTCATGGCCCTATTCTTCGCTACCGAAATGAACAAAATATGGGCGGGAATGTTCCTGATTGCCACCGTCATCATCGGTTTCATCGTCAATTTGATTGGCGGATATGTATCTGACCGATTTTCACGCAAAAGGGTGCTCCTCGTTACCTCGTGGCTGAATGCAGCCTGCTTCCTCCTTATGACCGTCAGCCTTTTCCCTGAAGAGAAATGGATCATCGTGTTTGCAGGAGCGTACATCTTATTCATTATCACGAGCAGTCTAGGCAGGCCCGCCATGCACGCCATCATCATCGATTCGACGACTCCTGAAAACCGGAAGGCCGTCTATGCACTCGACTATTGGCTCATCAACCTATCCATGGCAATCGGCGCCGCCCTTGGAGGGCTGCTATACCTTCATCATAAACAGGAACTGTTCATCATGCTGACCGTCACTTCAACCATCATTCCCGTCGCTTATGGTATCTGGCTGAAGGACGAGTTCAAGGGGTTCTTGGAAAAAAAGCACAAGAATGTCCTGGTCGACCTCATCAACAATTATCGGATTGCATTCAAAGATTCTGCTTTCGTGAAAGTGGTCGCAGGCACGACCTTCATCTTGGCTGCGGAGTTTTCACTGAACAGCTATATCGGTATCCGTCTTGCTGAAGAGTTCAGGAGCGTCACGGTCGGTGGCTTTGAAGTTGCAGGGGTCAGGATGCTTAGCTTCTTGAACATTGAAAACATGCTTCTAGTTGTCTTTTTGACTTTCTTCGTCAACAGGTGGACCGATAAAATTTCGAAGCGGAAGGGTATCCTCATCGGTCTCCTGATCTACGGATTGGGATATGCAGTGGTCACATCGGCTAACACCTGGTACGTGTTGATCCTGTTCAATCTGATTGCGACGATCGGAGAGCTGATCTATTCACCAATCCGGAATGCCGAGCAGGCGAATATGATCCCGGACGATAAGCGTGGCTCTTACTCCGCTTTCTCGAACCTTTCATTCAGCGGAGCCGACCTTATCGCCCGCTCCACCATCATACTCGGTGCCTTCCTGATCCCGACCATGATGTCGGTCTACATGGGCGCGCTTGTCATGATCGGTACGGCCTTGGTTTATACCGGACTATTCGGCCTTAAAGCCAAAAAGCGGGTGAGTGGTTCGGTGTTGAGTTAA
- a CDS encoding NAD(P)H-dependent oxidoreductase: MTNVLYITAHPLSETESLSMAVGKEFFDTYKRSHPEDEIVHLDLYQSDIPFLDSDVFNGWEKLRSQASLADLSTTERLKVGRLAELGGQFLLADKYIFVTPMWNFSIPAIMKAYIDAVTVSGKTFIYTKDGIQGMLAGKKAIHIQSRGDIYSEGPEEPRELGHRYMEVMMEFFGVASFESIIIEGQMKYPERTEEIKTKAMAEAHEKAQTF; encoded by the coding sequence ATGACCAACGTTCTCTATATCACAGCTCATCCACTCAGTGAAACTGAATCCCTCAGCATGGCTGTTGGCAAAGAATTTTTCGATACATATAAACGATCTCACCCCGAAGATGAGATTGTTCACCTGGACCTGTATCAAAGTGATATCCCGTTTCTCGACAGTGATGTCTTCAACGGATGGGAAAAGCTCCGCTCCCAAGCATCGCTTGCAGACCTCTCTACCACCGAACGCCTCAAAGTCGGACGCCTTGCCGAACTTGGCGGTCAGTTCCTGCTGGCAGATAAATATATCTTCGTCACTCCCATGTGGAACTTCTCCATTCCCGCCATCATGAAGGCCTACATCGATGCCGTTACCGTATCCGGTAAGACGTTCATCTACACAAAGGACGGAATACAGGGAATGCTTGCAGGCAAAAAGGCCATCCATATCCAGTCACGGGGGGATATATATTCCGAAGGGCCGGAAGAACCGCGTGAGCTTGGTCATCGGTATATGGAAGTGATGATGGAATTCTTCGGAGTCGCTTCCTTCGAAAGCATCATCATCGAAGGCCAGATGAAATATCCTGAAAGAACGGAAGAAATCAAGACCAAAGCGATGGCAGAGGCTCATGAGAAGGCTCAAACATTTTAA
- a CDS encoding GRP family sugar transporter, which translates to MDIFLAILPAIFWGSIVLFNVKLGGGAYSQTLGTTIGALIFSAVIFLVVHPVLTPTIFIVGIVSGLFWAVGQSNQLKTIEYIGVSKTMPISTGMQLVSTALFGVIVFNEWSTAVTVILGIIALICIIVGIVLTSLESKEQKNEENSKQFKKAIITLIVSTIGYLVYVVIARLFDVDGWTALFPQAIGMFIGGIILTYRHKPFNKYAIKNIIPGLIWAAGNMFLFISQPKVGVATSFSLSQMGIVISTLGGIFLLGEKKTKRQMVGIIFGIILIIIGGVLLGITKSQ; encoded by the coding sequence ATGGATATTTTCTTAGCCATCCTTCCTGCGATATTCTGGGGGAGCATTGTACTTTTCAATGTGAAACTCGGTGGAGGCGCTTATAGCCAGACACTAGGAACAACAATCGGGGCGCTGATCTTCTCAGCTGTCATCTTCTTGGTTGTTCATCCGGTTCTAACACCAACCATCTTTATCGTCGGAATCGTTTCGGGTCTATTCTGGGCCGTAGGTCAAAGTAATCAGCTCAAAACGATCGAATATATCGGTGTTTCCAAAACAATGCCGATCTCAACCGGTATGCAGCTTGTTTCAACTGCATTGTTCGGTGTCATTGTATTTAATGAGTGGTCCACTGCGGTCACTGTCATATTAGGAATCATTGCCCTTATCTGTATCATCGTCGGAATCGTACTGACATCACTGGAAAGCAAGGAACAAAAGAACGAAGAGAATTCAAAACAATTCAAGAAAGCGATCATCACGCTTATCGTTTCAACCATTGGTTACCTTGTATATGTTGTCATTGCACGTCTATTCGACGTTGATGGTTGGACAGCCCTATTCCCACAAGCAATCGGGATGTTCATCGGAGGAATCATTCTTACTTACAGACATAAGCCATTCAACAAATATGCAATCAAAAACATCATTCCAGGGTTGATCTGGGCTGCGGGGAACATGTTCCTCTTCATCTCACAACCGAAAGTCGGAGTCGCAACAAGCTTCTCCCTCTCACAAATGGGTATCGTTATTTCAACACTCGGAGGAATCTTCCTTCTAGGTGAGAAGAAAACCAAACGTCAAATGGTCGGTATCATCTTCGGTATCATCCTGATCATCATCGGCGGTGTCCTTCTCGGAATCACGAAAAGCCAATAA
- a CDS encoding CdaR family transcriptional regulator, with amino-acid sequence MAVMTRELAQEIVNRTMAILDWNINVMNEEGVIIGSGDMNRIGYVHQGALLVLQEKRKIEVKEEREGVKPGINFPISFNGQIVGVVGITGEPEEIQAFAELIKMSAELVLEQSFLLEQFQWKQRIQNDMITQLITGTGGDSVVEKAGSLGIDLDLPRAAIVMEARTDPTGQELLRSIEFELDKGDVLGVTPSNEIILFKVAERGLKVPRRLRSVAGGVGIGGVASSSREWRRSYEQGKHALALGRRSRPGLPVYSYEEFRIEVLLLQMMERNPDMERFSFYTPLMEHKEGLETLDAYIQENGELNRTAERLFIHRNTLRYRLDKIHQWTGKDPRKIRDLMELYIAKLFYESH; translated from the coding sequence ATGGCTGTCATGACCCGGGAACTGGCTCAGGAAATCGTCAACAGGACGATGGCCATCCTTGATTGGAACATCAACGTGATGAATGAAGAAGGCGTCATCATCGGTTCAGGTGATATGAACAGAATCGGGTATGTCCACCAAGGTGCACTCCTTGTCCTCCAGGAGAAAAGGAAGATCGAAGTGAAGGAAGAGAGGGAGGGCGTAAAGCCGGGAATCAATTTTCCCATCTCCTTTAACGGTCAAATTGTCGGGGTCGTGGGTATCACCGGTGAGCCGGAAGAGATTCAAGCCTTCGCGGAGCTGATCAAGATGTCGGCGGAACTCGTCCTTGAGCAGTCCTTCCTTCTTGAACAATTTCAATGGAAGCAAAGGATCCAAAACGATATGATCACCCAACTGATTACAGGCACCGGCGGGGATTCCGTCGTGGAAAAGGCAGGTTCATTGGGGATAGACCTGGATCTTCCCCGTGCCGCCATTGTGATGGAAGCACGTACAGATCCGACGGGGCAGGAACTCCTTCGCTCTATCGAATTCGAGCTCGATAAAGGAGATGTGCTCGGCGTCACTCCTTCTAATGAAATCATCCTTTTCAAAGTGGCGGAAAGAGGTCTGAAGGTTCCGCGGCGTCTCAGGTCGGTAGCGGGTGGTGTCGGGATCGGAGGGGTGGCAAGCAGTTCAAGGGAGTGGCGACGATCCTATGAGCAAGGAAAGCATGCTCTTGCATTAGGACGGAGATCGCGGCCGGGATTGCCGGTTTATTCCTACGAAGAGTTCCGGATCGAGGTCCTCTTGCTGCAAATGATGGAGCGGAATCCTGATATGGAGCGCTTTTCATTTTATACCCCTTTGATGGAACATAAAGAAGGGCTGGAAACCCTGGATGCCTATATCCAGGAAAACGGTGAACTCAATCGGACAGCTGAACGCCTTTTTATTCACCGAAACACGCTGCGCTATCGGCTGGATAAGATTCACCAGTGGACGGGCAAGGATCCCCGTAAGATCAGGGATCTGATGGAGCTCTACATAGCGAAGCTATTTTACGAATCACATTAA
- a CDS encoding glycerate kinase: MKIVIAPDSFKESMTALEAAQSIEKGMKAVIPDAEYQLLPMADGGEGTVQSLVDATGGTIRERSVTGPLGEDVPAFFGILGDGKTAVIEMAAASGLHLVEPSKRNPLLTTSRGTGELIRAALDEGVSHIIVGIGGSATNDGGVGMTQALGGRFLNEQGQEIGPGGGALSTISSIDLSLLDPRLESVKLEVACDVTNPLTGPTGASAIFGPQKGADPEMVDILDQNLAHLASIAPSGEEIASKAGTGAAGGLGFALLAFLNAELNCGIDIVLKALKFSENVKNASFVITGEGRIDGQTIYGKTPIGVAKAAKEFGIPVIGIAGSLTDDSRVVYDHGIDALFSIVSGIMELPEAFSQATHLLERASRDVAAVLKMGIGISK, encoded by the coding sequence ATGAAGATCGTCATCGCACCTGATTCGTTCAAAGAAAGCATGACCGCGCTGGAAGCGGCGCAATCCATTGAGAAAGGCATGAAAGCCGTCATTCCAGATGCTGAGTACCAGCTCCTTCCCATGGCCGACGGTGGGGAAGGGACCGTCCAATCCCTTGTGGATGCCACTGGTGGAACCATCAGGGAACGTTCCGTCACAGGACCCCTGGGTGAGGACGTCCCGGCCTTCTTCGGAATACTGGGTGACGGTAAAACGGCGGTCATTGAAATGGCAGCAGCTTCAGGTCTTCATCTAGTGGAGCCGTCGAAACGAAATCCCCTGCTCACGACATCTAGGGGAACCGGCGAGCTTATCCGTGCAGCTCTTGATGAAGGCGTCAGCCATATCATCGTGGGGATTGGCGGCAGTGCCACCAACGATGGCGGTGTGGGTATGACACAGGCTCTCGGAGGCAGGTTCTTGAATGAACAAGGGCAAGAGATCGGTCCGGGTGGCGGAGCACTCTCTACTATAAGTTCCATTGACTTGAGTCTGCTGGATCCAAGACTGGAATCCGTCAAGCTCGAAGTGGCATGTGATGTCACCAACCCCCTTACAGGGCCCACCGGTGCTTCTGCAATCTTCGGTCCGCAAAAGGGAGCTGATCCGGAAATGGTTGATATCCTTGACCAAAACCTTGCCCATCTAGCCTCCATTGCGCCGAGTGGTGAAGAGATCGCCAGCAAAGCAGGCACCGGTGCTGCTGGAGGACTCGGTTTTGCCCTTCTTGCTTTCCTGAATGCCGAGCTGAATTGCGGTATCGATATTGTCCTAAAGGCCTTGAAGTTCAGTGAGAACGTCAAGAATGCTTCTTTCGTCATAACAGGAGAAGGGCGCATAGACGGACAGACCATTTATGGCAAAACACCAATCGGAGTCGCAAAGGCTGCCAAGGAGTTCGGGATTCCCGTGATCGGTATCGCCGGTTCCCTCACGGATGACAGTAGGGTCGTCTATGACCACGGCATCGATGCCCTGTTTTCAATCGTATCCGGGATCATGGAACTGCCCGAGGCTTTCAGTCAGGCAACGCATCTTCTGGAACGTGCATCTAGGGATGTGGCTGCAGTCCTGAAAATGGGGATCGGAATAAGTAAATGA
- a CDS encoding GntP family permease: MDVTVSALGAVSALVIAIVLILKKVPPAYGMVAGALIGGLIGGVDIANTVNLMMEGAKGIIPAVLRILAAGVLAGVLIESGAALSIAETIVKKLGESKALLALALATMILTAVGVFVDVAVITVSPIALAIAKRAKLSRTAILLAMIGGGKAGNIMSPNPNAIAASDAFGVPLTSIMMAGIIPALFGLAVTYMVAKKLARKGTFIQEESAVVDASNMPLFITALVAPLVAILLLALRPLFDINIDPMVALPIGGIIGAIAMKKTRKINDYAVSGLGKMSGVAIMLLGTGTLAGIIANSTLKDVIINGLSASGLPAYLLAPASGIFMSAATASTTAGTAVASSVFSGTILEMGVSALAGAAMIHAGATVLDHLPHGSFFHATAGSVNMSMKERLKLMPYESLVGLTLAILSTLVFGVFKIFG; encoded by the coding sequence ATGGATGTTACTGTAAGCGCTTTAGGAGCAGTGAGTGCCCTTGTCATCGCTATCGTATTAATACTTAAAAAAGTCCCGCCCGCTTATGGGATGGTTGCCGGCGCGCTGATCGGTGGTCTCATCGGTGGAGTGGATATAGCCAATACCGTCAATCTTATGATGGAAGGAGCAAAGGGAATCATTCCAGCCGTCCTTCGTATCTTGGCAGCCGGGGTTCTCGCAGGTGTCCTGATCGAGTCAGGCGCTGCACTGTCCATTGCCGAAACGATCGTGAAAAAGCTTGGTGAATCAAAAGCACTCCTTGCCCTTGCCCTCGCCACCATGATCCTAACAGCAGTCGGAGTGTTTGTAGATGTTGCCGTCATCACCGTTTCACCGATTGCCCTTGCCATCGCAAAACGGGCAAAGCTGTCCAGGACGGCCATTCTCCTTGCCATGATCGGAGGAGGGAAGGCAGGGAACATCATGTCACCGAACCCGAATGCCATCGCGGCATCGGATGCGTTCGGTGTTCCCCTTACATCTATCATGATGGCAGGGATCATTCCGGCCCTATTCGGTCTCGCAGTCACCTACATGGTGGCCAAGAAGCTTGCCCGTAAAGGAACCTTCATCCAAGAAGAGAGCGCTGTGGTTGACGCCTCGAACATGCCTCTTTTCATTACAGCACTTGTGGCACCACTTGTAGCCATCCTCTTATTGGCCCTTCGCCCTTTGTTCGATATCAATATCGATCCGATGGTTGCCCTGCCGATTGGCGGGATCATCGGGGCCATTGCTATGAAGAAGACAAGAAAGATCAACGACTACGCAGTATCCGGCCTTGGAAAAATGTCGGGAGTGGCAATCATGCTTCTTGGAACGGGAACGCTTGCCGGTATCATTGCGAATTCGACCCTGAAGGATGTCATCATCAATGGCCTCAGTGCATCGGGTCTGCCAGCATATCTCCTCGCACCGGCATCTGGGATCTTCATGTCGGCAGCAACGGCATCGACGACGGCTGGTACCGCAGTTGCAAGTAGCGTATTCAGTGGGACCATCCTTGAAATGGGTGTGTCCGCCCTGGCCGGAGCGGCCATGATTCATGCAGGAGCCACCGTACTGGATCATTTGCCGCACGGAAGCTTCTTCCATGCGACGGCAGGTAGCGTGAATATGAGCATGAAAGAGCGCCTTAAACTCATGCCGTATGAATCCCTTGTCGGACTCACATTGGCCATTCTGTCGACTTTAGTGTTCGGCGTATTCAAGATTTTCGGTTAA